The following are encoded in a window of Pseudobdellovibrionaceae bacterium genomic DNA:
- a CDS encoding ABC-F family ATP-binding cassette domain-containing protein, with protein MLSAKALAFEWPDGHLIFQNLTLQLGTQKWAIMGPNGGGKSTLLRVLAGELEATAGEIRRTGEVLYLPQDPGAALDRSGGEWMMDRLEKALRQEPAVLLLDEPTNHLDEKHRRLFQKRLFELPVGVLIATHDRELLAQVDGLWWLDGTTPRFFPGGYDAYLAQTRLERERKVRRLEDAKSADARERERRRTEGDKQDKRNRRGDRIAAKGGMPRILLGAMKRKAETTSAKMKKRSDERVHDGAQELRAAIDGRDIDRKPYFAWEVDENFRPRELVVLDEVRLMKDGAPAWKSPLSVRLMTGDRLWIRGPNGRGKTTLLRALNGEIPPPGLSLTGRIENRAARTAAIEQLPPGPADPERPLFDLLREELPGTDQDILNELARFQFPIGKAGEPWRHLSGGEKVRAGYARIFLRPAKPELLLLDEPANHLDLETQEWLAEVLLAYRGTLVVISHDRGFAESLDLSDQVILGD; from the coding sequence ATGTTATCCGCGAAGGCCTTGGCCTTTGAGTGGCCGGACGGCCATCTCATCTTTCAAAATTTGACTTTGCAGCTGGGCACCCAGAAATGGGCGATCATGGGGCCGAACGGGGGCGGTAAGTCGACGCTCCTGCGCGTGCTGGCCGGTGAGCTCGAGGCCACCGCGGGCGAAATCCGCCGTACGGGGGAAGTGCTTTACCTGCCGCAAGATCCGGGCGCCGCGCTCGATCGCAGTGGCGGCGAATGGATGATGGACCGATTGGAAAAAGCGCTCCGTCAAGAACCCGCCGTACTTTTGCTCGACGAGCCGACGAATCACCTCGACGAAAAGCACCGACGGCTCTTTCAGAAACGTCTTTTCGAGTTGCCCGTGGGCGTGCTCATCGCGACCCATGACCGTGAGTTGCTCGCACAGGTGGACGGCTTGTGGTGGCTTGACGGAACGACCCCGCGGTTTTTCCCCGGCGGTTACGACGCTTACCTTGCGCAAACGCGACTCGAGCGAGAGCGGAAAGTCCGCCGTTTGGAGGATGCGAAAAGCGCGGACGCTCGCGAACGTGAGCGTCGCCGGACCGAAGGTGACAAACAGGACAAACGCAATCGTCGCGGGGACCGGATCGCCGCGAAGGGGGGGATGCCGCGCATTCTGCTCGGCGCGATGAAACGTAAGGCCGAGACGACGAGCGCGAAAATGAAAAAACGCTCGGACGAGCGGGTTCACGACGGCGCGCAAGAGCTGCGGGCCGCGATCGACGGTCGGGACATCGATCGCAAGCCCTATTTCGCTTGGGAGGTCGACGAAAACTTCCGTCCGCGCGAGCTCGTCGTCTTGGATGAGGTGAGGCTGATGAAAGACGGCGCGCCGGCGTGGAAGTCCCCACTTTCGGTGCGGCTCATGACGGGGGATCGTTTGTGGATCCGCGGGCCGAACGGTCGGGGCAAGACGACGCTTCTGCGTGCGCTGAACGGTGAAATACCGCCGCCCGGTCTTTCGCTGACGGGCCGGATCGAGAACCGCGCGGCGCGAACCGCGGCCATTGAGCAGCTGCCGCCGGGACCCGCAGATCCGGAGCGTCCGCTTTTCGATCTTTTGCGGGAGGAGCTCCCGGGCACGGATCAAGACATTCTCAATGAGCTTGCGCGTTTCCAATTTCCGATCGGGAAGGCGGGGGAGCCTTGGCGCCATCTCAGCGGAGGCGAAAAGGTGCGGGCGGGTTACGCCCGGATTTTTCTGCGGCCCGCAAAGCCGGAGCTTCTGCTTTTGGATGAGCCCGCGAACCATTTGGATCTGGAGACGCAAGAGTGGTTGGCCGAGGTCCTGCTCGCCTATCGCGGCACGCTCGTGGTCATTAGCCACGATCGGGGCTTCGCCGAGAGTCTGGATCTGAGCGACCAAGTGATTTTGGGGGACTAA